From a region of the Jatrophihabitans sp. genome:
- a CDS encoding ABC transporter permease, with protein MTEPVKVAVPPAEGSPAEGSHAGASAQPPSGGSSLRRWFRDDASEPVRRNLGLIAVLIALYGIGAWSRPDIFLHADRLWSNELTVLTLASSIGVVAIGMTFVIISGGIDLSVGALLALASVWATTLSTQSYGAVMMVFVALIVGTVAGLANGFLIAYGRMAPFIATLATMVAARGLAQKISGKQTQVVSVNGITDIAQRKFLGVPWLVIIFAVVAALAWVLLNRTTFGRRSAAIGGNGEAARLAGISVRRTQVIIYALSGLCCGIAALMVTAQANSGSSDHGNLYELQAIAAVIIGGTALAGGRGTIVGSVLGVLVFSQITNLFIVNNLAIEYQLIAQGVIIVAAVLIQQFRVGSLRRRPA; from the coding sequence ATGACCGAACCCGTGAAGGTCGCCGTGCCGCCGGCTGAGGGATCCCCGGCCGAGGGATCACACGCAGGGGCCTCGGCGCAGCCGCCATCGGGCGGATCTTCCCTGCGTCGCTGGTTCCGCGACGACGCCAGCGAGCCGGTGCGCCGCAACCTCGGCCTGATAGCGGTGCTGATCGCCCTGTACGGGATCGGGGCGTGGAGTCGGCCGGACATCTTCTTGCACGCCGACCGGCTGTGGAGCAACGAGCTGACGGTGCTCACCCTCGCCTCGAGCATCGGCGTCGTGGCGATCGGGATGACCTTCGTCATCATCAGCGGCGGCATCGACCTCTCGGTGGGAGCGCTGCTGGCCCTGGCCAGCGTCTGGGCCACGACGCTGTCGACCCAGTCCTACGGCGCGGTGATGATGGTCTTCGTCGCCCTGATCGTGGGCACGGTCGCAGGACTGGCCAACGGCTTTCTCATCGCCTACGGCCGGATGGCGCCCTTCATAGCGACGCTGGCGACGATGGTGGCCGCCCGCGGCCTGGCCCAGAAGATCTCGGGCAAGCAGACCCAGGTGGTCAGCGTCAACGGCATCACCGACATCGCGCAGCGCAAGTTCCTCGGCGTCCCGTGGTTGGTCATCATCTTCGCCGTGGTCGCCGCGCTGGCCTGGGTGCTGCTCAACCGGACCACCTTCGGACGGCGCAGCGCCGCGATCGGCGGCAACGGCGAGGCCGCGCGCCTGGCCGGCATCAGCGTCCGCCGCACCCAGGTGATCATCTACGCGCTGTCGGGCCTGTGCTGCGGCATCGCCGCCCTGATGGTGACCGCGCAGGCCAACTCCGGCTCCTCCGACCACGGCAACCTCTATGAGTTGCAGGCCATCGCGGCGGTGATCATCGGCGGCACGGCGCTGGCCGGCGGGCGGGGCACCATCGTCGGCTCGGTGTTGGGCGTGCTGGTGTTCAGCCAGATCACCAACCTGTTCATCGTGAACAACCTGGCCATCGAGTACCAGTTGATCGCCCAAGGCGTGATCATCGTCGCCGCGGTCCTCATCCAGCAGTTCCGGGTCGGCTCACTACGGCGGCGTCCGGCGTGA
- a CDS encoding substrate-binding domain-containing protein produces the protein MNYHKDHEHGGSRRRLFTGVVAIAAAAGVVLTGCTSNTPKPAASSAGGSTAAAPAGNSGGAQAPGKKVRIMFSGPVADHGFLAAINRFAKEQAAKYPDVTFTALEAAPDAPSQIAAVQTAIAEKPDALIIFPQDGDQLTGVGKAATAAGIPVINLDRKFNDQSAYRMFLAGDNYKVGFNAGTYIGNKLKGKSDAVIGEITGIATLALTRERSEGFKDALAIHGLKVTRQVNASFTVQSGQAAMANLLAAAPKLDAVFNHDDDQNIGSEAAAAQANRKEFFIVGTAASNTMLKHIKNGDARIEADVTFTPAIAATAVSMARLIAQGRSSDDLAGLPLPSNMLIDSELVTKDNVAQYEKFGWD, from the coding sequence GTGAACTATCACAAGGACCATGAGCACGGCGGCAGCCGTCGTCGGCTATTCACCGGCGTCGTCGCCATCGCCGCCGCCGCGGGTGTGGTGCTGACCGGCTGCACCAGCAACACCCCCAAGCCGGCCGCCAGTTCCGCCGGAGGCTCGACAGCGGCGGCGCCGGCCGGCAACAGCGGTGGCGCGCAGGCGCCGGGCAAGAAGGTCCGGATCATGTTCTCCGGCCCGGTCGCCGACCACGGTTTCCTCGCGGCCATCAACCGGTTCGCCAAGGAGCAGGCGGCCAAGTACCCCGACGTCACCTTCACCGCGCTCGAGGCCGCGCCGGACGCACCGTCCCAGATCGCCGCGGTGCAGACCGCCATCGCCGAGAAGCCGGACGCGCTGATCATCTTCCCCCAGGACGGTGACCAGCTGACCGGCGTGGGCAAGGCGGCCACCGCCGCAGGCATCCCGGTGATCAACCTGGACCGCAAGTTCAACGACCAGAGCGCCTACCGGATGTTCCTGGCCGGCGACAACTACAAGGTGGGCTTCAACGCCGGCACCTACATCGGCAACAAGCTCAAGGGCAAGTCCGACGCCGTCATCGGCGAGATCACCGGCATCGCGACCCTGGCCCTGACCCGCGAGCGCTCCGAGGGGTTCAAGGACGCGCTGGCCATCCACGGCCTCAAGGTGACGCGGCAGGTCAACGCCTCGTTCACGGTGCAATCGGGCCAGGCGGCCATGGCCAACCTGCTGGCCGCGGCCCCGAAGCTCGACGCGGTGTTCAACCACGATGACGACCAGAACATCGGCTCCGAGGCGGCCGCCGCCCAGGCCAACCGCAAGGAGTTCTTCATCGTCGGCACCGCGGCCTCGAACACGATGCTCAAGCACATCAAGAACGGCGACGCCCGCATCGAGGCCGATGTGACGTTCACCCCGGCGATCGCCGCGACCGCGGTGTCGATGGCACGCCTGATCGCGCAGGGACGCTCCT